A section of the Serratia liquefaciens ATCC 27592 genome encodes:
- the gap gene encoding type I glyceraldehyde-3-phosphate dehydrogenase — protein sequence MVKVGINGFGRIGRNVLRAALGRSDFEVVAINDLTDSKTLAHLLKYDSLSGRLAASVEAGENQLLLDGRPIHVFSERDPGAIPWKSVGVDLVIEATGFFADKAKAEVHITRGGAKRVIISAPAKDDDITIVMGVNQEQYDPAKHRVVSNGSCTTNGLAPAAQVLHQAFGIEYGLMNTTHAYTNSQALHDQPEKDLRGARAAAESIVPYSSGAAKALGKVIPSLDGRLTGYSLRVPVPVVSIVDLTVTLKREVTSEEINAAFRQAAESGPLKGILGYSDEPLVSSDYKGDPRSSIIDGLSTLVIGGKLVKVLAWYDNEWGFSNRLVDLAVLMEKRGL from the coding sequence ATGGTCAAAGTAGGCATTAATGGATTCGGCAGAATCGGCAGGAATGTTTTGCGCGCTGCGTTAGGTCGCAGCGACTTTGAAGTTGTGGCGATCAATGATTTGACCGACAGCAAAACCCTGGCGCATCTGCTGAAATACGATTCGCTCTCGGGCCGGCTGGCGGCCAGCGTCGAGGCCGGTGAAAACCAGCTGCTGCTGGACGGCAGGCCAATTCATGTCTTCTCTGAAAGAGATCCGGGCGCTATTCCATGGAAAAGCGTGGGCGTAGACCTGGTGATCGAAGCGACCGGTTTTTTTGCCGACAAAGCCAAGGCGGAAGTGCACATCACCCGTGGTGGCGCCAAGCGAGTGATTATCTCTGCGCCGGCAAAAGACGACGATATTACGATAGTGATGGGCGTTAACCAGGAACAGTACGATCCGGCCAAGCATCGGGTGGTCAGCAACGGCAGTTGTACCACCAACGGTTTGGCGCCCGCCGCGCAGGTGCTGCATCAAGCCTTTGGTATTGAGTACGGCCTGATGAATACCACCCATGCCTACACCAACAGCCAGGCGCTGCACGATCAGCCGGAAAAAGATTTACGGGGCGCCCGTGCTGCCGCGGAGTCGATTGTGCCTTACTCCAGCGGTGCGGCGAAAGCGCTCGGCAAGGTGATCCCGAGCCTGGATGGCCGCCTGACCGGTTATTCGCTGCGGGTACCGGTGCCGGTGGTCTCTATCGTCGACCTGACGGTCACGCTGAAACGCGAAGTGACCAGCGAAGAAATCAACGCCGCTTTCCGCCAGGCTGCGGAGTCAGGGCCACTGAAGGGTATTCTCGGTTACAGCGATGAGCCTTTGGTATCGAGCGATTATAAAGGCGATCCGCGCTCGTCGATTATTGATGGGCTTTCCACGCTGGTGATCGGCGGCAAGTTGGTCAAGGTGCTTGCCTGGTACGACAACGAGTGGGGGTTCTCTAACCGCCTGGTCGATCTGGCGGTGTTGATGGAAAAACGCGGGTTGTAA
- a CDS encoding LLM class flavin-dependent oxidoreductase: MKKIGFLSFGHWTPSSQSGTRSAADALLQSIDLAVAAEELGADGAYFRVHHFARQLASPFPLLAAIGAKTQRIEIGTGVIDMRYENPLYMVEDACAADLISGGRLQLGISRGSPEQVIDGWRYFGYTPAEGETEADMARRHTDVLLEALRGEGFAEPNPQPMFPNPPGLLRVEPFSAGLRDRIWWGASSNATAIWAAKLGMNLQSSTLKNDETGEPFHVQQAKQIRAYRDAWKAAGHTRQPRVSVSRSIFALMNQQDRSYFGNSGQDSDQVGYIDQQTRAVFGRSYAAEPELLIKQLAQDEAIAEADTLLLTVPNQLGVDYNAHVIESILTHVAPALGWR; encoded by the coding sequence ATGAAGAAAATCGGCTTCCTTTCTTTCGGCCACTGGACGCCTTCGTCGCAGTCGGGCACCCGTTCGGCGGCAGACGCGCTGCTGCAATCCATTGATCTTGCCGTGGCGGCAGAAGAGCTGGGGGCGGATGGGGCTTATTTTCGCGTACACCACTTTGCCCGCCAGCTTGCCTCGCCATTCCCGCTGTTGGCGGCCATCGGCGCCAAAACCCAGCGTATTGAGATCGGCACCGGCGTGATCGACATGCGCTATGAAAATCCGCTTTATATGGTTGAAGATGCCTGCGCCGCCGACCTGATTTCCGGCGGGCGGCTGCAACTGGGCATCAGCCGCGGTTCTCCCGAACAGGTGATTGATGGCTGGCGTTATTTTGGTTATACGCCTGCCGAAGGCGAGACCGAAGCCGATATGGCGCGCCGCCATACCGACGTCCTGTTGGAAGCGCTGCGTGGCGAAGGCTTTGCTGAACCTAACCCGCAACCGATGTTCCCGAACCCGCCGGGCTTGCTGCGGGTAGAACCTTTCTCCGCCGGGCTGCGCGATCGCATCTGGTGGGGCGCAAGCTCAAACGCCACGGCGATCTGGGCGGCGAAGCTGGGTATGAATCTGCAAAGCTCTACGCTGAAAAACGACGAAACCGGCGAGCCCTTCCACGTGCAGCAGGCCAAGCAGATCCGCGCTTATCGCGATGCCTGGAAGGCCGCAGGTCATACACGCCAGCCGCGGGTGTCGGTCAGCCGCAGCATCTTTGCGCTGATGAACCAGCAGGATCGCAGCTATTTCGGCAACAGCGGCCAGGACAGCGATCAGGTGGGGTATATCGATCAGCAGACTCGCGCGGTATTCGGCCGTAGCTATGCCGCCGAGCCGGAACTGCTGATCAAGCAGTTGGCGCAGGACGAAGCGATTGCCGAAGCCGATACCTTGCTGCTGACCGTGCCCAACCAGCTGGGCGTTGACTACAACGCCCACGTGATTGAGTCGATCCTGACTCATGTCGCCCCGGCGCTGGGCTGGCGCTGA
- a CDS encoding ABC transporter permease: MNAQNRRLDGALVLGALALLLLPWYSQEAGFFDFGWLTTLWQDQASAPALWQILTFQRPWLAIALLMLLVCALARLLKIGRFRSQLLIAASLVGVVFLLFEGHAIGYSGWNWQWSEHLFGALSDGQPAFGAGAILLITTFLLLFSFALAERGVLKGDAFVVAAIVLLVALVTTFVLYPVLSMFVASVQDVDGSFKPDGLIANMQDPAIWSLSCLKGGSCGTAWRTLTLALMTASGSTLLGLAFALAATRTPLPFKKGLRMLTVLPIITPPFVIGLALMLLFGRAGVVTELLAGVFGIEPGRWLYGLTGIWIAQVLSFTPIAFLVLIGVVEGVSPSLEEASQTLRANRWRTFRYVSLPLMAPGLANAFLISFIESMADFGNPMVLGGSHGVLSTEIFFSVVGAQNDPSRAAVLAIILLCFTLSAFILQRLWLAGKSFATVTGKGDSGTHCGLPRGLRYGVYALVIPWGLFTLVIYGMILIGGFVQSWGLDSSLTLGHYARAFGFHWNSGQIVWTGVAWNSFWTTLEIALIAAPLTAIVGLLTAWLIVRQKFAGRQTFEFMLMLSFAIPGTVIGVSYIMAYNLPPLEITGTALILVACFVFRNMPVGVRGGIAAMSQLDRSLDEASLTLRASSFRTLRKVILPLLKPAISAALVYAFVRAITSISAVIFLVSAQYNMATSYIVGLVENGEYGVAIAYSSVLIVVMLAVILTFQLLVGERRLRRAIRITTPPVTPPPALHQENAV, encoded by the coding sequence ATGAATGCTCAAAACCGCCGCCTTGACGGGGCCCTCGTGCTGGGCGCACTGGCACTGTTGTTGCTGCCCTGGTACAGCCAGGAAGCCGGGTTCTTCGACTTTGGCTGGCTAACTACGCTGTGGCAGGATCAGGCGAGTGCACCCGCTCTGTGGCAAATACTGACGTTTCAACGCCCGTGGCTGGCGATTGCCCTGCTGATGCTGCTGGTTTGCGCACTGGCTCGCCTGCTGAAAATTGGCCGTTTTCGCTCGCAGTTGCTGATCGCTGCCAGCCTGGTCGGCGTGGTCTTTCTGCTGTTTGAAGGCCATGCCATTGGTTACAGCGGCTGGAACTGGCAGTGGAGCGAACACCTGTTCGGCGCACTCAGCGACGGCCAGCCCGCTTTTGGCGCCGGCGCTATTTTACTGATCACCACATTTTTGCTGCTGTTCTCTTTTGCGCTGGCCGAACGCGGCGTGCTGAAGGGCGATGCCTTTGTGGTCGCCGCCATTGTGCTGCTGGTCGCGCTGGTCACCACTTTCGTGCTTTACCCGGTGCTGAGCATGTTTGTCGCCTCGGTGCAGGACGTGGACGGATCGTTCAAGCCCGACGGCCTGATCGCCAATATGCAGGATCCAGCCATTTGGAGCCTGAGCTGCCTGAAGGGCGGCAGCTGCGGTACCGCCTGGCGCACCCTGACGCTGGCGCTGATGACCGCCAGCGGATCCACGCTGCTCGGCCTGGCTTTTGCCCTGGCCGCCACTCGTACGCCGCTGCCGTTCAAAAAAGGGCTGCGCATGTTGACGGTGCTGCCGATCATTACGCCGCCGTTCGTGATCGGTCTGGCGCTGATGCTGCTGTTTGGCCGTGCCGGGGTGGTGACCGAGCTGCTCGCCGGGGTGTTCGGCATTGAACCCGGCCGCTGGCTTTATGGCCTGACCGGTATCTGGATTGCTCAGGTGCTCTCCTTTACCCCGATTGCCTTTCTGGTGTTGATTGGCGTGGTGGAAGGCGTCAGCCCCTCGCTGGAAGAAGCTTCGCAAACGCTGCGCGCCAACCGCTGGCGCACTTTCCGCTACGTTTCCCTGCCGCTGATGGCGCCCGGGTTGGCCAACGCCTTCCTGATCAGCTTTATAGAAAGCATGGCGGACTTCGGTAACCCGATGGTGCTGGGCGGCAGCCACGGCGTGCTGTCGACCGAAATCTTCTTCTCGGTGGTCGGCGCGCAAAACGATCCGAGCCGCGCCGCCGTGCTGGCGATTATCCTGCTGTGCTTTACCCTCAGCGCCTTTATTTTGCAGCGCCTGTGGTTGGCAGGGAAAAGCTTCGCCACCGTTACCGGCAAAGGGGATTCCGGCACCCACTGTGGATTGCCGCGGGGCTTGCGCTACGGCGTGTACGCGTTGGTGATCCCCTGGGGCCTGTTCACGCTGGTCATCTACGGCATGATCCTGATCGGCGGCTTCGTGCAGTCATGGGGACTCGACAGCAGCCTGACGCTGGGCCATTACGCTCGCGCCTTCGGTTTCCACTGGAACAGCGGCCAGATCGTCTGGACCGGCGTCGCCTGGAACTCGTTCTGGACCACGCTGGAAATCGCGCTGATCGCCGCCCCGCTCACGGCCATCGTCGGCTTGCTCACCGCCTGGCTGATCGTGCGGCAGAAGTTTGCCGGCCGCCAGACCTTCGAGTTTATGTTGATGCTCAGCTTTGCCATCCCCGGCACGGTGATCGGCGTCAGTTACATCATGGCCTACAACCTGCCGCCGCTGGAAATCACCGGCACCGCCCTGATCCTGGTCGCCTGCTTTGTGTTCCGCAATATGCCGGTCGGCGTTCGGGGTGGGATCGCCGCCATGAGTCAGTTGGATCGCAGCCTGGATGAAGCCTCGCTGACCCTGCGCGCCAGCAGTTTCCGTACCCTGCGCAAAGTGATCCTGCCGCTGTTGAAACCGGCCATCAGCGCGGCACTGGTTTACGCCTTTGTGCGCGCGATCACCTCCATCAGCGCGGTGATTTTCCTGGTCAGCGCCCAGTACAACATGGCCACCTCCTACATCGTCGGGCTGGTCGAAAACGGGGAATACGGCGTGGCCATCGCCTACTCCTCCGTGCTTATCGTGGTGATGCTGGCGGTGATCCTCACTTTCCAACTGCTGGTGGGCGAACGTCGCCTGCGCCGTGCCATCCGTATTACCACACCGCCGGTGACGCCACCACCGGCCTTACATCAGGAGAATGCCGTATGA
- a CDS encoding ABC transporter ATP-binding protein gives MTAIRSGSVVFENVTKQFADFTALPGLSLTVEPGTLVTLLGPSGCGKTTTLRLLAGLEHPTSGRILIGGKEVTHLPANERDVAMVFQSYALFPHMNSLDNVMYGLLASGLSRKEAQDRAREGLKLVGLESMGQRLPSELSGGQQQRIAVARALVLEPQVLLLDEPLSNLDERLRRRVRTEIRDLQQRLGFTAVYVTHDQEEALAVSDKIIVMKEGHIAQQGAPQELYHSPASVFIADFMGEANILPCDIQQVVGGEALITLGSRQYRVPGGKARPGAAQLSVRPQFITLLPEQSGALNGEVTHSTWLGDHIEYEVKTDLGALFIVDVQMERQLAPTTRVAIDFKTQGLALITQ, from the coding sequence ATGACTGCCATTCGTTCCGGCTCGGTGGTGTTTGAGAACGTCACCAAACAGTTTGCCGATTTCACCGCCTTGCCTGGGCTTTCACTCACCGTCGAGCCCGGCACGCTGGTGACGCTGCTTGGCCCTTCCGGCTGCGGCAAGACCACTACCCTGCGCCTGCTGGCCGGTCTGGAACACCCGACCTCAGGCCGTATTCTGATTGGCGGCAAGGAGGTCACGCATCTGCCCGCCAACGAGCGCGACGTCGCGATGGTGTTTCAATCCTACGCGCTGTTCCCGCACATGAACTCTCTGGATAACGTGATGTACGGCCTGCTCGCCAGCGGCCTGTCGCGCAAAGAGGCACAGGATCGGGCACGCGAAGGGCTGAAATTGGTCGGTCTGGAAAGCATGGGCCAACGCCTGCCCTCTGAGCTCTCCGGCGGCCAGCAACAGCGCATCGCCGTGGCGCGTGCCCTGGTGCTGGAACCGCAAGTGCTGCTGCTCGACGAACCCTTATCCAACCTCGACGAGCGGCTGCGTCGCCGCGTCCGCACCGAGATCCGCGATTTGCAGCAGCGCCTCGGCTTCACGGCGGTCTATGTGACCCACGATCAGGAAGAAGCCCTGGCGGTCTCCGATAAGATTATCGTCATGAAAGAAGGGCATATTGCCCAACAGGGCGCGCCGCAGGAGCTTTACCATTCGCCGGCGTCGGTGTTTATCGCCGACTTTATGGGCGAGGCCAATATCCTGCCCTGTGACATACAACAAGTGGTCGGCGGCGAAGCGCTGATCACCCTCGGCAGCCGCCAGTACCGGGTACCGGGTGGTAAGGCGCGTCCCGGCGCAGCGCAACTGTCGGTACGCCCGCAGTTTATCACCCTACTGCCGGAGCAAAGCGGCGCCTTGAACGGCGAAGTCACCCATAGCACCTGGCTTGGGGACCATATCGAATATGAAGTAAAAACCGATCTCGGCGCGCTGTTTATTGTCGATGTGCAGATGGAACGCCAATTGGCACCGACCACCCGCGTGGCCATTGACTTCAAAACTCAGGGTCTGGCACTGATTACCCAGTGA
- a CDS encoding inositol monophosphatase family protein has protein sequence MNEQITQRLTLAEQAAREAGTKALDYFNRRESLVIETKRDAQDVVSIADREVELLIREHITRQFPQDGFLGEEFGLQPGDSGYTWVVDPIDGTSPFVNGMPNWCVSVAVIHLGEPVIGVIVAPCQQECFKAARGAGATLNGKPLRVDPKRTMQNHVTGFGANSYVKPEHVGEIAAAITAVGGSFFRNGSGAMMLAWVAAGRLVGYYEPYMHAWDCLAGYCLVNEAGGWTHPFNTEGERLLRGGPVLAVAPGAKEELMRIAQL, from the coding sequence ATGAACGAACAGATTACCCAGCGCCTGACGCTGGCAGAACAGGCGGCCCGCGAAGCCGGAACCAAGGCGCTGGATTATTTTAACCGCCGCGAGAGCCTGGTGATTGAAACCAAACGCGATGCGCAAGACGTGGTTTCGATTGCCGATCGCGAGGTTGAACTGCTGATCCGTGAACACATCACCCGCCAATTCCCGCAAGACGGTTTTCTGGGCGAAGAGTTTGGCCTGCAACCCGGCGATTCCGGTTACACCTGGGTGGTGGATCCGATCGACGGTACCAGCCCATTCGTTAACGGCATGCCGAACTGGTGCGTGTCCGTGGCGGTGATCCATCTGGGCGAGCCGGTGATCGGCGTAATTGTTGCCCCCTGCCAGCAGGAGTGTTTTAAGGCCGCGCGCGGCGCGGGAGCTACCCTCAACGGCAAACCACTGCGGGTGGATCCCAAGCGCACCATGCAAAACCACGTCACCGGTTTTGGTGCCAACAGCTATGTTAAACCGGAACACGTCGGCGAAATTGCCGCCGCAATCACCGCCGTGGGCGGCAGTTTCTTCCGCAACGGTTCCGGCGCCATGATGTTGGCCTGGGTGGCGGCAGGACGGCTGGTGGGCTATTACGAACCCTACATGCACGCCTGGGACTGTCTGGCGGGTTATTGTCTGGTGAACGAAGCCGGTGGCTGGACCCACCCGTTCAATACCGAAGGGGAACGTTTACTGCGCGGCGGGCCGGTGCTGGCGGTGGCCCCTGGGGCGAAAGAAGAGTTAATGCGTATTGCACAGCTCTGA
- a CDS encoding ABC transporter substrate-binding protein, whose translation MQRVTLMAVLAAGTALSALPAQAAGKLNMICSADVVVCEQMTNLFEKQHPDIKVSMVRLSAGEAYARIRTEARNPRTDIWWAGTGDPHMQAADEGLTQPYQSPLLDQQHDWARKQAESAGYRTVGVYAGALGWGYNTKLLAEKKLKVPACWSDLLDPAYKGEIQMANPNSSGTAYNTLATLVQIMGEEPAFDYLKKLNANISQYTKSGSAPVKAAARGETTVGIVFMHDAVAMQVDGFPIKAVAPCEGTGFEIGSMSIVKGARNLKEAKVWYDWALSADAQSHMKDAKSFQLPSNRNAAISEYAPRFENIKLIDYDFKTYGATEKRKALLSRWDKEIGASAQ comes from the coding sequence ATGCAACGCGTTACTCTGATGGCGGTCCTCGCCGCCGGCACAGCACTCTCTGCCCTGCCAGCTCAGGCTGCCGGGAAACTGAATATGATCTGCTCCGCCGACGTGGTGGTCTGTGAGCAAATGACCAATCTGTTTGAGAAACAGCACCCGGATATCAAAGTCAGTATGGTGCGCCTCTCCGCCGGGGAAGCCTATGCACGTATTCGTACCGAAGCCCGCAACCCGCGCACCGATATTTGGTGGGCAGGCACCGGCGATCCGCATATGCAGGCCGCCGACGAGGGGTTAACCCAGCCTTATCAGTCACCGCTGCTGGATCAGCAGCACGACTGGGCGCGTAAACAGGCCGAAAGTGCCGGCTACCGTACCGTTGGCGTCTACGCCGGGGCACTGGGCTGGGGCTACAACACCAAACTGCTGGCAGAGAAAAAACTCAAGGTGCCCGCCTGCTGGAGCGATCTGCTGGATCCGGCTTACAAAGGCGAAATCCAAATGGCCAACCCGAACTCTTCCGGCACCGCGTACAACACCCTCGCCACGCTGGTGCAAATCATGGGGGAAGAGCCGGCCTTCGACTACCTGAAAAAGCTTAACGCCAACATCTCGCAGTACACCAAATCCGGCTCGGCACCGGTAAAAGCGGCGGCACGCGGCGAAACCACCGTCGGCATCGTCTTTATGCACGATGCCGTCGCGATGCAGGTCGATGGCTTCCCGATCAAGGCGGTTGCACCTTGCGAAGGGACCGGGTTTGAAATTGGCTCCATGTCGATCGTGAAAGGCGCGCGCAACCTCAAGGAAGCCAAGGTGTGGTACGACTGGGCGCTCAGCGCTGACGCCCAATCGCACATGAAAGACGCCAAATCCTTCCAGTTGCCGTCAAATCGCAACGCGGCTATTTCCGAATACGCACCGCGCTTCGAAAACATCAAGCTGATCGACTACGACTTTAAAACCTACGGTGCGACAGAAAAACGCAAGGCCCTGCTCAGCCGTTGGGATAAAGAGATCGGCGCCAGCGCCCAGTAA
- a CDS encoding ABC transporter permease produces MKTLSESRLSRMRRSLTVFAGLLLLWALATLGDIPAFLLPSPSAVAQALWDNRAYLAYHTLITASEIACGLLAGVLLGATLALCMIFSPRLQRWLMPLVLTSQAIPVFALAPLLVLWFGFGMSAKVVMAVLVIFFPVTSAFFDGLRRVNNDYLDLARTLRASPWAQLRHVRLMAALPAFGSGLRMAAAVAPIGAIIGEWVGSAEGLGYVMLNANARMQTDICFAALFILVLMTVLLWVTVDALLLRLIDWAPEND; encoded by the coding sequence ATGAAAACCCTTTCTGAAAGCCGTCTGTCGCGGATGCGTCGCAGCCTGACGGTGTTCGCCGGCCTGTTGCTGCTGTGGGCACTGGCCACGCTGGGCGACATCCCCGCCTTCCTGTTGCCCTCCCCCTCGGCGGTGGCACAGGCGCTGTGGGACAACCGGGCGTACCTCGCTTATCACACGCTGATCACCGCCTCGGAGATCGCCTGCGGTTTGCTGGCCGGGGTTTTGCTCGGTGCCACGCTGGCGCTGTGCATGATCTTTTCGCCGCGCCTGCAGCGCTGGTTGATGCCGCTAGTGCTGACCAGCCAGGCGATACCGGTGTTTGCGCTGGCGCCGCTGTTGGTGCTGTGGTTCGGCTTTGGCATGAGCGCCAAAGTGGTGATGGCGGTGCTGGTGATTTTCTTCCCGGTGACTTCCGCCTTCTTCGATGGGCTGCGGCGGGTCAATAACGATTATCTCGATCTGGCCCGAACCCTGCGCGCTTCTCCCTGGGCCCAACTGCGTCACGTACGGCTGATGGCGGCGCTACCGGCTTTCGGTTCCGGGCTGCGGATGGCCGCCGCCGTCGCCCCTATCGGCGCCATCATCGGCGAATGGGTTGGCTCGGCGGAAGGCCTGGGTTACGTCATGCTTAACGCCAACGCGCGCATGCAGACCGACATCTGCTTTGCCGCGCTGTTTATTTTGGTGCTGATGACCGTCTTGCTATGGGTGACGGTAGACGCGCTATTGCTGCGCCTGATCGACTGGGCACCGGAAAATGATTGA
- a CDS encoding GlxA family transcriptional regulator has product MHTFLIIVPEGGMLFESAGIADILMQANRLRPDDAPLYQMAIVTTQTHRVVHGSSGLNLLADHRLADLDPEVERDTIIVTGKGATEEESAFVVDWLRRAAPKARRVASVCGGAMLLAEAGLLDGRRATTHWRLLETLQARFPKVKVENGPIYVQDGAVWTSGGVSSGFDLTLALVEDDYGFVQAREVAQDLVMFLRRPGGQAQFSRYPLNQAKTPGPIRDLQSWILENLAEDLSVEKLAERVAMSPRNFTRVFTRETGISPAKFVEEGRLYIARQRLEQSSQGIEQIATSSGFGNALNLRRVFERHLQLTPTEYRDRFHSRTLA; this is encoded by the coding sequence ATGCATACATTTCTGATTATCGTCCCCGAAGGGGGCATGCTGTTCGAATCGGCGGGGATCGCCGACATCCTGATGCAGGCCAACCGCTTGCGGCCCGATGATGCGCCGCTCTACCAGATGGCGATAGTCACCACGCAAACCCACCGGGTGGTGCATGGCTCGTCCGGTTTGAATCTGTTGGCCGATCATCGCCTGGCGGATCTCGACCCTGAGGTGGAACGCGATACCATCATCGTTACCGGCAAAGGGGCGACCGAGGAAGAAAGCGCCTTTGTGGTGGATTGGCTCCGCCGTGCGGCCCCCAAAGCGCGGCGCGTGGCCTCCGTTTGCGGTGGGGCGATGCTGCTGGCCGAGGCCGGTCTGCTGGACGGCCGCCGGGCGACCACCCATTGGCGGCTGCTGGAAACCTTGCAGGCCCGTTTCCCCAAAGTGAAGGTCGAAAATGGGCCGATCTACGTGCAGGATGGTGCGGTCTGGACCTCTGGCGGCGTCAGCTCCGGGTTTGATCTCACGCTGGCGCTGGTGGAGGACGATTACGGTTTCGTGCAGGCCCGCGAAGTGGCGCAGGATTTGGTGATGTTTTTACGCCGCCCCGGCGGGCAGGCGCAGTTCAGCCGTTACCCACTGAATCAGGCCAAAACACCGGGCCCTATCCGCGATCTGCAGAGCTGGATCCTGGAGAATCTGGCCGAGGATCTTTCCGTTGAGAAACTGGCCGAACGGGTTGCCATGAGCCCGCGCAACTTTACGCGCGTGTTCACGCGTGAAACCGGTATTTCACCCGCCAAATTTGTCGAAGAAGGGCGCTTGTACATCGCCCGCCAGCGTCTGGAACAGAGCTCACAAGGCATTGAACAAATCGCCACCAGCAGCGGTTTCGGCAATGCGCTCAATCTGCGCCGCGTTTTCGAACGGCATCTGCAACTGACCCCAACCGAATACCGCGATCGCTTCCATTCACGCACTTTGGCGTAA
- a CDS encoding TenA family protein produces the protein MFTPLFDNGLYGKLRQQAGGHWQDYVAHPFIQQLAAGTLPEPAFRRYLTQDYLFLIHFARAYALLVSKLRTLPEMRAATASLNAIVAELPLHLAYCADWGLSEPQIAAEPEAPETLNYTRYVLDIGHAGDALDLLAALMPCVAGYAEIGLRLLNDPNTVMEGNPYASWIRNYGDPAYLSGVQASLDLLENVGLQRGAPSRLNELSAIFTTATRLESAFWQMGLNAQ, from the coding sequence ATGTTTACTCCCTTATTCGATAACGGTCTTTACGGAAAGCTGCGCCAACAGGCCGGCGGTCACTGGCAGGACTATGTGGCACACCCCTTTATTCAGCAACTGGCCGCCGGTACGCTGCCGGAACCCGCTTTTCGCCGCTACCTGACGCAGGATTATCTGTTCCTGATCCACTTTGCCCGCGCCTATGCCCTACTGGTCAGCAAACTGCGCACCCTGCCGGAAATGCGTGCCGCTACCGCTTCGCTCAATGCGATTGTCGCCGAACTGCCCCTGCACCTGGCCTATTGTGCCGACTGGGGATTGAGCGAACCGCAGATAGCCGCCGAACCCGAAGCGCCGGAAACCCTCAATTACACCCGCTATGTGCTCGATATCGGCCACGCCGGGGATGCCCTGGATCTGCTGGCAGCGTTAATGCCCTGCGTCGCTGGCTATGCCGAAATCGGCCTGCGCCTGCTCAACGATCCCAACACCGTGATGGAAGGCAATCCCTATGCCTCGTGGATCCGCAACTATGGTGATCCTGCCTATCTGAGCGGCGTACAAGCCTCCCTCGACCTGCTGGAAAACGTTGGCCTCCAGCGGGGTGCCCCAAGCCGCCTGAACGAACTGTCGGCGATTTTCACCACCGCCACCCGCCTGGAATCCGCCTTCTGGCAGATGGGGTTGAATGCCCAATGA
- a CDS encoding ABC transporter ATP-binding protein — protein sequence MSLGDTQHGNARPGIQVRDLTLRFGQQVIFDGLNFDIAGGSFVALLGASGAGKTSLLKIIAGLAKPTSGTVIGSDGLPITGRIAYMGQKDLLYPWLTIDENISLGARLRGEKVDRAWAEHLRERVGLTGYGRSLPAALSGGMRQRAAIARTLYERQPIVLMDEPFSALDTITRAMIQQLAAELLAQHTVLLITHDPMEACRLSHRLLVLSRYPAGLDDSHVIGGLPPRAPDNPQLLKSQSELLLQLVRAAG from the coding sequence ATGAGCCTCGGCGACACGCAGCACGGCAATGCCCGGCCCGGTATTCAGGTACGGGATCTGACCCTGCGCTTTGGTCAGCAGGTGATTTTCGATGGTCTGAATTTCGATATCGCCGGCGGCAGCTTCGTTGCCCTGCTCGGCGCCAGCGGCGCGGGGAAGACCAGCCTGCTGAAGATCATCGCCGGGCTGGCGAAACCCACCTCCGGTACGGTTATCGGCAGCGACGGCCTGCCGATAACCGGGCGTATCGCCTATATGGGGCAAAAGGATCTGCTCTATCCCTGGCTGACAATTGACGAGAATATTAGCCTCGGTGCGCGGCTGCGCGGCGAAAAGGTCGACCGCGCCTGGGCGGAACATCTGCGGGAACGCGTGGGCTTGACCGGCTATGGCCGCAGCTTGCCTGCCGCGCTGTCCGGTGGCATGCGTCAACGTGCCGCTATTGCCCGCACGCTGTATGAGCGCCAGCCGATTGTGTTGATGGATGAACCCTTCTCCGCGCTGGATACCATTACCCGCGCCATGATCCAGCAGCTGGCCGCCGAACTGCTGGCGCAGCATACCGTGCTGCTGATCACCCACGACCCCATGGAGGCCTGCCGCCTTAGCCACCGCCTGCTGGTGCTGTCCCGTTATCCGGCGGGGCTGGACGACAGTCATGTTATCGGGGGCTTACCGCCGCGAGCGCCGGACAATCCTCAGTTGCTGAAAAGCCAGAGCGAGTTGCTGCTGCAACTGGTGAGGGCCGCCGGATGA